One region of Azoarcus sp. CIB genomic DNA includes:
- a CDS encoding chromate resistance protein ChrB domain-containing protein, which yields MTHWLFLVISLATENASARMRAWRALKGSGAAVLRDGVYLMPDRDACHATLERVATDVRAESGTAYVLRAQEPDNASFATLFDRSEDYATLLADAANVRTALTGETAPDALKQARKLRKSFANLAEIDFFPGAARQQADAALEDLELTVARALAPGEPHAVAGAIRRLQVADYQGRTWATRRRPWVDRLACAWLIRRFVDPQARLLWLASPADCPHAALGFDFDGATFSHIGARVTFEVLLSSFRLEQAALQRLGALVHYLDVGGVQPPEASGVECVLAGLREAITDDDQLVAAASGVFDGLLAAFEKDLRPK from the coding sequence ATGACTCATTGGCTTTTCCTTGTCATCAGCCTTGCGACGGAGAACGCCAGCGCCCGGATGCGGGCATGGCGTGCGCTCAAGGGTTCCGGCGCAGCGGTATTGCGCGACGGCGTCTACCTGATGCCCGATCGAGACGCTTGTCACGCCACGCTCGAGCGGGTCGCTACCGATGTCCGTGCCGAGAGCGGCACGGCCTACGTGCTGCGCGCGCAGGAGCCGGACAATGCGTCTTTTGCCACGTTGTTTGACCGAAGCGAGGATTACGCGACGCTCCTCGCGGACGCGGCCAATGTGCGCACCGCGCTTACAGGCGAGACCGCGCCCGATGCGCTCAAGCAAGCCCGCAAACTGCGCAAGTCGTTCGCCAATCTGGCCGAAATCGACTTCTTCCCCGGTGCGGCGCGGCAGCAGGCCGACGCCGCACTGGAGGATCTCGAACTGACCGTCGCCCGGGCGCTCGCCCCCGGTGAACCGCACGCGGTTGCAGGGGCCATTCGTCGCCTGCAAGTCGCCGACTATCAGGGCCGAACGTGGGCCACCCGCCGTCGCCCCTGGGTCGATCGGCTGGCCTGTGCGTGGCTGATCCGACGCTTCGTTGATCCGCAAGCCCGTCTGCTGTGGCTGGCATCGCCCGCCGATTGCCCGCACGCCGCGCTCGGCTTCGACTTCGACGGAGCGACGTTCAGCCATATCGGTGCTCGCGTCACATTCGAAGTGCTGTTGTCGAGTTTCCGCCTCGAGCAGGCCGCACTCCAGCGGCTGGGCGCGCTTGTGCACTATCTCGATGTCGGCGGCGTGCAGCCGCCGGAGGCAAGCGGCGTCGAGTGTGTGCTCGCCGGCCTGCGCGAGGCAATTACCGATGACGATCAGCTTGTGGCCGCAGCGAGCGGCGTGTTCGACGGTCTGCTGGCCGCCTTCGAAAAGGACCTTCGTCCCAAATGA
- the chrA gene encoding chromate efflux transporter, which yields MNANAPPSTENAARADFPVTFWQAFRLWLKLGFIGFGGPAGQIAIMHRELVEERRWISERRFLHALNYCMLLPGPEAQQLATYMGWLMHRTWGGIAAGVLFVLPSLFFLIALSWIYIAFGDMPLVAGLFYGIKPAVTAVVVQAVHRIGSRALRNGLMWAIAAAAFVAIFAMNVPFPAIVAVAALTGYVGGRVAPDKFKVGGGHRAADKSYGPALIDDDTPTPEHALFRWSGLLRVAAAGVVLWSIPMALLLGLYGWEHTLTQMGWFFTKAALLTFGGAYAVLPYIYQGAVGHYGWLTPTQMIDGLALGEANPGPLIMVVAFVGFVGAYVQALFGPDMLFVAGAVAAALVTWFTFLPSFIFILAGGPFVESTHGNLRFTAPLTAITAAVVGVILNLAVFFAYHVLWPDGLGGRFDWVSALIAAGAAVALFRYKRNVIHVIAACAVLGLIVKTLIL from the coding sequence ATGAACGCCAACGCCCCCCCCTCGACAGAAAATGCGGCGCGCGCCGACTTCCCCGTTACCTTCTGGCAAGCCTTTCGCCTCTGGTTGAAACTCGGCTTCATCGGCTTCGGCGGACCCGCCGGACAGATCGCGATCATGCACCGCGAATTGGTCGAAGAACGCCGCTGGATCAGCGAGCGGCGCTTTCTGCATGCACTCAACTACTGCATGCTGCTTCCCGGTCCGGAGGCACAGCAGCTCGCGACCTACATGGGCTGGCTCATGCACCGGACCTGGGGCGGCATCGCCGCGGGCGTCCTGTTCGTGTTGCCGTCGCTGTTCTTCCTGATCGCGCTGTCGTGGATCTACATTGCATTCGGCGACATGCCGCTCGTGGCCGGGCTGTTTTACGGCATCAAGCCTGCCGTCACGGCGGTCGTCGTGCAGGCCGTGCATCGCATCGGCTCGCGGGCACTCAGGAACGGGCTGATGTGGGCGATTGCCGCCGCGGCGTTTGTCGCGATCTTCGCGATGAACGTGCCGTTTCCGGCCATCGTCGCAGTGGCCGCGCTGACCGGTTACGTCGGGGGGCGCGTCGCCCCGGACAAATTCAAGGTCGGCGGCGGGCATCGCGCGGCCGATAAGTCCTATGGCCCGGCGCTGATCGATGACGATACACCGACGCCCGAGCACGCGCTGTTCCGCTGGTCCGGTCTGCTGCGCGTTGCCGCGGCGGGGGTCGTGCTGTGGTCGATTCCAATGGCACTTCTCCTCGGCCTTTACGGCTGGGAGCACACCCTGACGCAGATGGGCTGGTTCTTCACGAAGGCCGCGTTGCTGACCTTCGGCGGCGCCTATGCGGTATTGCCGTACATCTATCAGGGCGCGGTCGGGCATTACGGCTGGCTCACCCCCACACAGATGATCGACGGGCTGGCGCTCGGTGAGGCCAACCCGGGACCGCTGATCATGGTGGTTGCCTTCGTCGGCTTCGTCGGGGCGTATGTGCAGGCGCTGTTCGGCCCCGACATGCTGTTTGTCGCCGGCGCCGTCGCAGCCGCGCTGGTGACCTGGTTCACCTTCCTGCCGTCCTTCATTTTCATTCTCGCCGGGGGACCGTTCGTCGAGTCGACGCACGGGAATCTCCGATTCACCGCGCCGCTGACTGCGATCACGGCGGCGGTAGTTGGTGTGATCCTGAACCTGGCCGTGTTCTTCGCCTACCACGTCCTCTGGCCGGACGGACTAGGCGGGCGATTCGATTGGGTGTCGGCACTGATCGCCGCCGGCGCAGCGGTGGCCCTGTTCCGCTACAAGCGCAACGTCATTCACGTCATTGCGGCGTGCGCGGTGCTAGGCTTGATCGTGAAGACCTTGATCCTGTGA